In one window of Halocatena salina DNA:
- a CDS encoding aldehyde dehydrogenase family protein, with translation MGHTDRPLIDGQRIETDEEIEVMDLTNGGTLTRVSTAGTEQAEQALAAAHDVKRRMARTTVPERVAWLSAIADGIEERKEDFTETIVREAGKPISGARSEVDAAAERFRRAIEEARALDGEYRRGTTSSHKGWRAVTRPEPIGIVLCITPYNYPLSTPALHIAPALAAGNSVILKSATQTPVSTGILADIINETELPEGGFNYVPGRGSEIGDVLVSDDRINAITMTGSAGAGNHIARESGLVEYHLELGGNAPAIVFPDADLDTVAAACAKGALKYAGQRCSAVSRVLAHESIHDDLVERIEKEMANWVIDDLFDTDTDLGPLIDEEQAEWVEALVTDAVDHGATLVRGGERDGRYYTPTLLADVPPEARIIHEEQFGPVIPVTTISDQDDAISLANESDLALDGSVFTADHDRALSVAERLDAGAVRINGEPSHGIGDIPFGGKKASGIGREGLGVSIEKFTQQKSIIL, from the coding sequence ATGGGACACACTGATCGTCCGCTGATCGATGGACAGCGAATAGAAACCGACGAAGAGATTGAGGTGATGGATCTCACAAATGGGGGAACGCTTACGCGGGTTAGTACAGCAGGCACAGAACAGGCAGAGCAGGCACTTGCAGCCGCTCACGATGTGAAACGACGAATGGCGAGGACAACCGTTCCCGAACGCGTTGCATGGCTTTCTGCTATCGCAGATGGTATCGAAGAACGAAAAGAGGACTTCACCGAGACGATCGTCCGTGAAGCAGGGAAGCCGATTTCGGGGGCCCGAAGCGAGGTGGATGCTGCCGCCGAGCGCTTTCGCCGAGCTATCGAGGAGGCTCGCGCCCTCGATGGCGAATATCGACGAGGAACGACAAGTAGTCATAAGGGCTGGAGAGCGGTTACCAGACCGGAACCGATCGGGATTGTGTTGTGTATCACACCCTATAACTACCCACTCTCGACGCCCGCACTCCATATTGCCCCTGCACTCGCTGCCGGGAATAGCGTCATTCTCAAATCCGCGACCCAGACGCCCGTCAGTACAGGAATCCTTGCGGACATCATCAACGAGACGGAACTCCCCGAGGGGGGGTTCAACTACGTCCCGGGCCGTGGGAGCGAGATCGGTGACGTGCTGGTTAGTGACGATCGGATCAACGCCATCACGATGACCGGTTCCGCTGGCGCGGGCAACCATATCGCCCGCGAGAGTGGGCTAGTCGAATACCACTTGGAACTCGGAGGAAACGCGCCCGCGATCGTTTTCCCCGACGCAGACCTCGACACGGTAGCGGCTGCCTGCGCCAAGGGGGCATTGAAGTACGCCGGACAGCGCTGTTCAGCTGTAAGTCGTGTGCTCGCTCATGAATCGATTCATGACGACCTCGTAGAGCGAATTGAGAAGGAAATGGCCAATTGGGTTATCGACGATCTCTTCGATACGGACACCGATCTCGGTCCCCTTATCGACGAGGAGCAGGCAGAATGGGTGGAGGCACTCGTCACCGACGCTGTAGACCACGGTGCAACACTCGTCCGTGGAGGTGAGCGTGACGGTCGGTACTACACGCCAACGCTGCTTGCAGACGTGCCGCCCGAAGCACGCATCATTCATGAGGAACAGTTCGGTCCCGTCATCCCAGTAACGACGATATCCGATCAAGATGATGCTATTTCCCTCGCTAACGAAAGTGATCTCGCACTCGATGGCAGCGTATTCACTGCTGATCACGATAGAGCACTGTCCGTTGCAGAGCGTCTCGACGCAGGGGCTGTCCGAATCAACGGCGAACCGAGCCACGGAATCGGTGATATCCCGTTCGGGGGCAAGAAAGCTTCCGGCATTGGCCGCGAAGGACTCGGGGTGAGCATCGAAAAGTTCACTCAGCAGAAAAGTATTATTCTCTAA